In one Suricata suricatta isolate VVHF042 chromosome 9, meerkat_22Aug2017_6uvM2_HiC, whole genome shotgun sequence genomic region, the following are encoded:
- the DISP2 gene encoding protein dispatched homolog 2 codes for MDAGSGRSSSGPAPGPGPEGEQRPKGEPLAPDGSSPDRSQSKAVALEASPEKSCSVHSCPREETSSSSGPPPATSTLQPVGPSSPLAPSHFTYPRVPQEYRGDSSLPGLGDRAALCSHGSSLSPSPAPSQRDGAWKPPSVQHHVVSVRQERTFQMPKSYSQLIAEWPVAVLLLCLTVILLCTLAGLLGDQLPDFSKPLLGFEPRDTDIGRKLVVWRTLQALTGPRKLLSLSPDFELNSSNPHTTLSPTPWSSAQEGLVRPRRMVEPLEDRGQENFFCGPPEKSYAQLVFMSTSAGSLWNLHAIHSMCRMEQDQIRSHTRFGALCQRTEANKCCPSWSLGNYVAVLSNRSSCLDTTQADAARTLALLRACAIYYHRGALVPSCLGPGQDKPPHCAQVPTKCFRSSAVYQLLHFLLDRDFLSPQTADYQVPSLKYSLLFLPTPKGASMMGIYLDRLTTPWELSDNYTSITGMDLGLKQELLRHYLAQDTVYPLLALAAIFLSIALYLRSLFLTLMVLLGVLGSLLVAFFLYRVAFRMAYFPFVNLAAFVLLSSVCANHTLIFFDLWRLSKSQLPSGELAQRVGRTMHHFGYLLLVSGLTTAAAFYASYLSRLPAVRCFALYMGTAVLAHLALTLAWLPSAAVLHERYLARGCAARAQGPWGGSAAPRRLALALHRRLRGLRRAVASTSRLLFQRLLPCGVIKFRYIWICWFAALAAGGAYIAGVSPRLRLPTLPPPRGQVFRPSHPFERFDAEYRQQFLFERLPQGEGGHMPVVLVWGILPVDTGDPLDPRSNSSLVSDPAFSASGPEAQRWLLALCHGARNQSFFGAQPEGWPTLCFMEALQRWVESPACARLGPGLCCGHSGFPWAPQLFLHCLKMMALEQVPNSTRDLGPRFNSQGGLAALVLQFQTNFQYSPDYSQTHHFYTEVSHWLAAELGRAPPGLHRGWFTSHLELYSLQHSLSTEPAVVLGLALALAFATLLLGTWNVPLSLFSVAAVAGTVLLTVGLLVLLEWQLNTAEALFLSASVGLSVDFTVNYCISYHLCPHPDRLSRVAFSLRQTSCATAVGAAALFAAGVLMLPATVLLYRKLGIVLMMVKCVSCGFASFFFQSLCCFFGPEKNCGQILWPCAHLPWDAGTGEPSGEKTGHPRSGPVGKTPASCSEQYELQPLAQRRSPSFDTSTATSKLSHRPSVLSEDLQLHDGPCCPRPPAVPASPRELFLDHQAVFSQCPALQTSSPYKQAGPSPKTQARQDSQGQKAEPVQASPEASAHPPKPKAEEPPDCLCSSASTLEGLSVSDETCLSTSEPSARVPDSVGASPEDLDETEQTVPERGQLNEKRDTLWLALRETVYDPSLPASHQSSLSWKGRGAPGDGSPVVLPNSQPDLPDVWLRRPSTHTSGYSS; via the exons ATGGACGCTGGTAGCGGCCGCAGCAGCAGCGGTCCGGCTCCCGGCCCGGGTCCGGAAGGGGAGCAGCGGCCCAAGGGGGAACCCTTGGCGCCAGACGGCAGCTCCCCGGACAG gtcCCAGAGCAAGGCTGTGGCCCTGGAGGCAAGCCCAGAGAAAAGCTGCTCCGTCCACAGCTGCCCCCGTGAGGAAACTTCCAGTTCTTCAGGACCCCCACCAGCAACTTCCACCCTCCAGCCTGTGGGCCCATCCAGCCCCTTGGCCCCCTCACACTTCACCTATCCCCGAGTACCACAGGAATACCGGGGGGACAGTTCCCTGCCAGGGCTTGGGGACCGGGCAGCTCTATGCTCCCATGGCTCTAGCCTCAGCCCTTCTCCAGCCCCCTCACAGCGAGATGGGGCCTGGAAGCCACCATCCGTGCAGCACCATGTGGTCAGTGTCAG gCAGGAACGGACCTTCCAGATGCCAAAGAG cTATTCCCAGCTGATTGCTGAGTGGCCAGTGGCCGTGCTGCTGCTGTGTCTGACTGTCATCCTCCTCTGCACCCTGGCTGGACTGTTGGGGGACCAGCTGCCTGACTTCTCCAAGCCCTTACTG GGTTTTGAGCCTCGAGACACAGACATTGGGCGCAAGCTAGTGGTCTGGAGAACACTGCAAGCCCTCACAGGCCCCAGGaagctgctttctctctccccagactTTGAGCTGAACAG CTCAAACCCCCACACCACTCTGAGCCCCACACCCTGGAGCAGTGCCCAGGAGGGCTTGGTCCGGCCTCGTAGGATGGTGGAACCCCTGGAAGACAGAGGGCAGGAGAACTTCTTCTGTGGTCCCCCTG AGAAGAGCTATGCACAGCTGGTGTTCATGTCCACCTCAGCGGGCAGCCTGTGGAACCTGCATGCCATCCATTCCATGTGTCGCATGGAACAGGACCAG ATCCGCTCCCACACCCGCtttggggctctgtgccagcGAACGGAAGCCAACAAGTGCTGTCCCAGCTGGTCCCTGGGCAACTATGTGGCCGTGCTCTCCAACCGCTCCTCCTGCCTGGACACTACCCAAGCGGATGCAGCTCGAACGCTGGCCCTTCTGCGGGCCTGTGCCATCTACTACCACCGCGGTGCCCTGGTGCCCTCTTGTCTGGGCCCGGGGCAGGACAAGCCCCCACACTGCGCCCAGGTTCCCACCAAGTGCTTCCGAAGCAGTGCGGTCTACCAACTCCTGCACTTTCTGCTGGACAGGGACTTCCTGAGCCCCCAGACTGCTGACTACCAGGTGCCCTCCCTCAAGTACAGCCTGCTCTTCCTGCCCACTCCAAAGGGTGCCTCCATGATGGGCATCTACCTGGACCGCCTCACCACCCCTTGGGAGCTCTCTGACAACTACACATCCATCACTGGCATGGACCTGGGCCTCAAGCAGGAGCTGCTGAGGCACTACCTGGCCCAGGACACCGTGTACCCCTTGCTGGCCCTGGCTGCCATCTTCCTCAGTATTGCCCTCTACTTGCGCTCCCTCTTTCTCACACTCATGGTgctgctgggggtgctggggtcCCTGCTGGTTGCCTTCTTCCTTTACCGGGTGGCCTTCCGCATGGCCTACTTCCCCTTTGTCAATCTGGCAGCCTTCGTCCTGCTCAGCAGCGTCTGTGCCAACCACACCCTGATCTTCTTCGACCTGTGGCGCCTCAGCAAGAGCCAGCTTCCCTCGGGGGAGCTGGCACAGCGCGTGGGCCGCACCATGCACCACTTCGGCTACCTGCTGCTAGTCTCCGGCCTCACCACGGCCGCGGCCTTCTATGCCAGCTACCTGAGCCGCCTGCCGGCCGTGCGTTGTTTCGCCCTCTACATGGGCACGGCTGTGCTGGCGCACCTGGCGCTCACGCTGGCCTGGCTGCCCTCCGCCGCCGTGCTCCACGAGCGCTACCTGGCGCGCGGCTGTGCGGCCCGGGCGCAGGGCCCGTGGGGCGGCAGTGC TGCGCCCCGGCGGCTGGCGCTGGCGCTGCACCGGCGGCTCCGCGGCCTTCGGAGGGCGGTGGCTAGCACCTCGCGCCTGCTCTTCCAGCGCCTGCTGCCCTGTGGGGTCATCAAGTTCCGCTACATCTGGATCTGCTGGTTCGCCGCGCTGGCGGCAGGGGGCGCCTACATCGCTGGAGTCAGCCCCCGCCTGCGGCTGCCCACCCTGCCGCCGCCCCGAGGCCAGGTCTTCCGGCCTAGCCACCCCTTTGAGCGCTTCGACGCGGAGTACCGCCAGCAGTTCCTGTTTGAGCGGCTGCCCCAGGGAGAGGGCGGCCACATGCCCGTGGTTTTGGTGTGGGGCATCCTGCCTGTGGATACTGGCGACCCGCTGGACCCCCGCAGCAACAGTTCGCTGGTGAGTGACCCTGCCTTCTCTGCCAGCGGTCCCGAGGCCCAGCGCTGGCTGCTGGCACTCTGCCACGGAGCTCGAAATCAGAGTTTCTTTGGTGCCCAGCCGGAGGGCTGGCCCACGCTGTGCTTCATGGAGGCCCTCCAGCGCTGGGTGGAGAGCCCTGCTTGTGCCCGCCTGGGGCCTGGCCTCTGCTGTGGCCACTCAGGCTTCCCTTGGGCACCCCAGCTTTTTCTGCACTGCCTCAAGATGATGGCTCTGGAGCAAGTCCCCAACAGCACCCGTGACCTAGGACCCCGCTTCAATAGCCAGGGCGGCCTGGCCGCCCTGGTTCTGCAATTCCAGACTAACTTCCAGTACAGTCCAGACTACAGCCAAACGCACCACTTCTACACTGAAGTCAGCCACTGGCTGGCAGCGGAGCTGGGCAGGGCACCTCCCGGCCTCCACCGGGGCTGGTTTACCAGCCATCTGGAGCTGTACAGCCTGCAGCACAGcctgagcacagaacctgctgtgGTGCTGGGCCTGGCTCTGGCGCTGGCCTTTGCTACACTGCTGCTGGGCACCTGGAATGTTCCACTTAGCCTGTTCTCCGTGGCGGCGGTGGCAGGCACCGTACTGCTTACCGTGGGGCTCCTCGTTCTACTCGAATGGCAGCTCAACACTGCCGaagccctctttctctctgcttccgtGGGCCTCTCAGTAGACTTCACTGTCAACTACTGCATCTCCTATCACCTGTGTCCACACCCAGACCGCCTGAGCCGTGTGGCCTTCTCGCTGCGCCAGACCAGCTGTGCCACGGCCGTGGGGGCCGCCGCCCTGTTTGCGGCCGGTGTGCTCATGCTGCCAGCCACAGTGTTGCTCTATCGCAAGCTGGGCATAGTCCTCATGATGGTCAAGTGCGTCAGCTGTGGCTTTGCCAGCTTCTTCTTCCAATCTCTCTGCTGTTTCTTTGGACCGGAGAAGAACTGTGGGCAGATCCTCTGGCCCTGTGCCCACCTGCCATGGGACGCTGGGACTGGGGAGCCTAGTGGGGAGAAGACAGGCCACCCACGATCAGGGCCGGTGGGAAAGACACCAGCATCCTGCTCAGAACAGTATGAGCTACAGCCCCTGGCACAGCGCCGGAGTCCCAGCTTTGACACCAGCACAGCCACTAGCAAACTGTCCCACCGGCCCTCGGTGCTCTCTGAGGATCTACAGCTGCATGATGGCCCCTGCTGCCCCCGGCCCCCCGCGGTCCCTGCCTCCCCAAGGGAGCTGTTCCTGGACCACCAGGCAGTCTTCAGCCAGTGCCCGGCCCTGCAGACCTCCTCCCCCTATAAGCAGGCTGGCCCCAGCCCCAAAACCCAAGCCAGGCAGGACTCCCAAGGGCAGAAGGCTGAGCCCGTGCAGGCCTCACCAGAAGCCTCAGCCCACCCTCCCAAGCCCAAGGCCGAGGAGCCTCCCGATTGTCTCTGCTCCTCAGCTAGCACCCTGGAGGGGCTCAGCGTCTCCGACGAGACGTGCCTAAGCACTTCTGAGCCCAGTGCCCGAGTACCAGATTCTGTGGGTGCCTCCCCAGAGGACCTGGATGAAACTGAGCAAACAGTACCTGAGCGGGGCCAGCTGAATGAGAAGCGAGACACCCTCTGGCTGGCACTGAGGGAGACCGTGTATGATCCGTCGCTGCCTGCCTCCCACCAGAGCAGCTTGTCCTGGAAGGGCCGTGGGGCACCAGGGGATGGCAGCCCTGTGGTGCTGCCCAACAGCCAGCCTGATCTGCCAGACGTTTGGCTACGCAGGCCCAGCACCCACACTTCAGGCTACAGTAGCTGA